CCAAACTGCTCTTTATACATATTCCAGCCAGAGTCTTTTTTTCTTGGATCACCCATAATACCGGGAGGACAAATTATTACCCCTCGCCTTCGTAACTGTCGGGCAACGCAGCAGGCAATGATTGTCTTGCCTAAACCAACGACATCGGCAAGGATAACTCCGTTATTCTTTTCAATTATGGCTAATGCCTGGCGAATGGCATCTAATTGGTATTGATAAGAGATGTAATTATTTTTCTGAAGTATATCAATAAGGGATTGACCGATTTCTTTTCTTTCAAAGGAATCACGATAAATCTTTAAAACCAAGATGAATGCTTCAAAAGGAGTGATTTTTTTAATTAGAGTTTCCTTTTCAATAACTTCTATCAATTTTCCTTTTAGGGTTTTATCTTCGGTAATTGGGATTGAGACGTTTTGCCATAAATGGTCAAAATAATTCTCAGCATCTTCAAAACCGTAGTCACTTATCTCAACATTAAACTCCTCTTGAACAGTAAGACCTGTTTTAGTAAGATTACTGCTTCCCGTAATAAAAAGATTTTTACGACCCACCTGTTCGCTTTCTAACTTAAAGATATATAGTTTTGCATGATTAGGGCGAAGTGTTTTTCTGATAATAAGGCGATCTTTTTCTATAAGATCAACAAAAAATCTAACCTGTTCGTAAAACTCATAAGTATCAAATTCTTCTGAATTAATAGATTTTTTAACTGAATTAAAAAATTTATAACTTATCTCCTCGTTAGATAGATGGCCACTTTGGTCATCTGAATCGGCATATTCAATGAGTTGATAATTTAATTTATCAACATTAAGCCCGACCAGTACTTTTATTATTACCTGTGCATTCTTTTTAAGTTCTGTATAAAGCTCTCT
The genomic region above belongs to Candidatus Omnitrophota bacterium and contains:
- a CDS encoding phospholipase D-like domain-containing protein; this encodes MKNFITNSGVENLKKRLAELINKSEELKFLVGFFYFSGIRELYTELKKNAQVIIKVLVGLNVDKLNYQLIEYADSDDQSGHLSNEEISYKFFNSVKKSINSEEFDTYEFYEQVRFFVDLIEKDRLIIRKTLRPNHAKLYIFKLESEQVGRKNLFITGSSNLTKTGLTVQEEFNVEISDYGFEDAENYFDHLWQNVSIPITEDKTLKGKLIEVIEKETLIKKITPFEAFILVLKIYRDSFERKEIGQSLIDILQKNNYISYQYQLDAIRQALAIIEKNNGVILADVVGLGKTIIACCVARQLRRRGVIICPPGIMGDPRKKDSGWNMYKEQFG